A stretch of Elephas maximus indicus isolate mEleMax1 chromosome 20, mEleMax1 primary haplotype, whole genome shotgun sequence DNA encodes these proteins:
- the LOC126063764 gene encoding olfactory receptor 8K1-like — translation MNQMEKHNHTAVTEVTEFVLMGITDNPRLQAPLFGTFFFIYLVTVVANLGMIVLTHLDSKLHTPMYFFLRHLSITDLGYSTVIGPKMMVNFVVHKNTISFNWCATQLASFEIFIITELFILSAMAYDRYVAICKPLLYVVIMAQKVRWLLVLTPYLYSTFVSLFLTIKLFKSPFCGSNIIRYFYCDSLLLMSMLCSDTHELELIILIFSGCNLLSSFLIVLVSYMFILVTILRMNSSEGRHKAFSTCGSHLTVVVVFYGTLVFIYLQPKSVHTFDIDKMASVFYTLVIPMLNPLIYSLRNKEVKEAIKRTLSNRCKILEIF, via the coding sequence ATGAACCAAATGGAGAAACACAATCATACGGCAGTGACTGAGGTAACTGAATTTGTTCTCATGGGCATCACTGACAACCCTAGGCTGCAAGCACCACTCTTTGGAacctttttcttcatatacttggTCACAGTGGTAGCCAATCTGGGCATGATTGTCTTGACCCATTTGGACTCCAAGCtacacactcccatgtactttttccttagGCATTTGTCTATTACTGATCTTGGTTACTCCACTGTCATTGGTCCTAAAATGATGGTAAACTTTGTAGTACACAAAAATACAATTTCCTTCAATTGGTGTGCCACCCAGCTAGCATCCTTTGAGATTTTCATCATCACTGAACTGTTTATTCTGTCAGcaatggcctatgatcgctaCGTGGCCATCTGCAAACCTCTTCTCTATGTGGTCATCATGGCACAGAAAGTGCGCTGGTTGCTTGTACTTACTCCCTATCTCTACAGCACATTTGTGTCCCTATTTCTCACAATTAAGTTATTTAAATCACCCTTCTGTGGCTCTAACATTATCAGGTATTTTTACTGTGACTCTCTCCTTCTGATGTCCATGctgtgttctgacacacatgaattaGAGTtgatcattttgatcttttcaggCTGTAATTTGCTCTCCTCCTTCTTGATTGTTCTTGTATCCTACATGTTTATTCTTGTGACCATCCTCAGAATGAATTCATCTGAAGGAAGACataaagccttctccacctgtggctcCCATCTGACAGTGGTGGTTGTATTCTACGGGACACTAGTGTTTATTTACTTGCAGCCTAAATCCGTCCATACATTTGATATTGATAAAATGGCTTCTGTGTTTTATACTCTGGTGATCCCTATGCTGAATCCATTGATCTACAGCCTAaggaacaaagaagtaaaagaagccaTAAAGAGAACATTAAGTAACCGATGCAAAATTCtcgaaatattttaa